One window of Bactrocera tryoni isolate S06 chromosome 2, CSIRO_BtryS06_freeze2, whole genome shotgun sequence genomic DNA carries:
- the LOC120768389 gene encoding uncharacterized protein LOC120768389 produces the protein MWANNNPARGFELNLARGRKQSSCSPGWMYSIGDAFVGLSAADELPDGYATSVGYGERFRSGEFLPLLSDYPLLIYLLILGILVTICGIAYAIYRWRVGTPLYRYLDNEISKELSMWFCMCYILVVITCVFLLFSIAIMLSANKNIRKTKEDRAWRLKLADESINEIIDKLENVNFARPLENVNQLSTKFHRAIEKKAQPYLGESFRSVDNLNLVNYKSDIDELLETFAHCNAYMLHFLDSWRYYDTNATRFAKIVNTMESRKALQSVRRVREDFANVVYKVMQQNRAFYNYYRELETLSDEMLTEHVKNNDRSLEFANTIDKNLQNIETKLKALGTSLQQRANKMYELKENLREVSRGAGYIEFPDTLITFGYVASILMMLIVFLALIFMPLWYLGSLYCRKCKWIAGILPLTTAAFIFVFYLVFVLTIMYYFLHGMVAKDGICDGKRAVDAARSDIIDDCIINSAMFDNYSHKSVKSIYDTSTSDIEAALKTIETLPKRVKRATTTKPSSTENFERFRINKTIIQDIYVEMLKVAVYAPKNIEPFALIWHANRLTKIKALQELNCTHAIGNTMAVSLHGQVASEMDKLYRTTWRVEALLQDLPTQLKANRDDTGEFDGITELTKNLRAIFNAGKEPLRRSISQSASAKGTNCKSVAQLYKSLKTPACECLVPSMNLYWFGAFVAICLLLLLLPLILCLEEMIRRSALSNRESRSRLKPSKSHHSHRGRGSSRTRSSSRPGTGHSTRSNTSYSTRNNTPYSTRAGTPHSTRPNSPYSNRLDTPYSSHAATPYSTRATTPYSSHPDTPYTSRSNSPHSSRRVTPYTSRHVSAYAGTPHITRARSNERTPTRGTSLALKHPPENAPYLVDYRRFGVDDPFVEQFTERLSRRDMLPRHLQRQQQQQPSQGGHDMKDNFTFESYPDMPAKLLQARSLERKPDKRKEPRNVWKNEAFRYPGPGGSDISTMLQCFRGPRSISKTLEQRGRSQPSERSANVHHKEPTLIAQRSTNETLVDGPTTSGAIPKIKLPPGKVGIVVCPCGCGKPSKIYGTKQDIERIRKAGKICIAKRGQQLKDKRLRPLASVVELKGTEEGNEDVA, from the exons ATGTGGGCAAACAATAACCCTGCCAGGGGCTTTGAGCTGAACTTGGCGCGCGGAAGGAAGCAAAGCAGCTGCTCACCAGGATGGATGTATAGTATCGGCGATGCTTTTGTTGGCTTATCCGCAGCAGATGAGTTGCCAGATG GTTACGCAACTAGTGTGGGTTATGGTGAACGCTTTCGCAGTGGTGAATTCCTGCCACTGTTATCAGACTACCCACTTCTAATTTATCTGCTCATTTTAGGCATTTTGGTAACTATATGCGG CATTGCATATGCCATATACCGTTGGCGAGTGGGCACGCCGCTCTATCGCTACTTGGACAATGAAATCAGTAAAGAATTGAGCATGTGGTTTTGCATGTGCTACATTTTGGTCGTGATAACTTGCGTGTTCTTACT CTTTTCTATTGCCATTATGCTCAGCGCTAATAAAAATATCCGTAAAACGAAGGAAGATCGTGCTTGGCGTCTGAAGCTTGCCGACGAAAGCATTAATGAAATCATAGACAAATTGGAAAATGTCAATTTTGCACGCCCTTTGGAGAACGTCAATCAACTCTCGACCAAATTTCACAGAGCCATTGAAA aaaaagctCAACCATATTTAGGCGAAAGCTTTCGAAGCGTAGATAATTTGAATCTAGTGAACTACAAAAGTGATATTGATGAATTATTGGAGACGTTCGCGCACTGTAATGCCTATATGTTGCATTTCTTGGACT CTTGGCGCTACTATGACACAAACGCAACGAGATTCGCGAAGATTGTGAATACCATGGAGAGTCGGAAAGCTCTGCAATCGGTACGTAGAGTGAGAGAGGACTTCGCAAATGTCGTATACAAG GTTATGCAACAAAATCGCGCATTCTACAACTATTATCGAGAACTTGAAACTCTATCTGACGAAATGCTAACGGAACATGTCAAAAATAACGATAGAAGTCTGGAATTCGCAAATACCATcgataaaaatttgcaaaatattgaaaCTAAATTAAAGGCACTCG GCACTAGTTTGCAGCAGAGAGCAAATAAGATGTATGAACTTAAAGAAAACCTGCGTGAAGTCTCGAGGGGCGCTGGATATATCGAGTTTCCGGATACTCTCATAACCTTTGGATATGTTGCAAGCATATTAATGATGTTG ATAGTTTTCCTCGCACTTATATTCATGCCACTTTGGTACCTTGGCTCGCTATATTGCCGCAAATGTAAATGGATTGCAGGCATTTTGCCGCTGAC CACTGCagcttttatatttgtattctaCCTGGTATTTGTGCTGACAATAATGTACTACTTTCTGCATGGAATGGTGGCGAAGGATGGCATATGCGATGGAAAGCG TGCCGTCGATGCTGCCAGATCCGACATTATTGACGATTGCATAATCAACTCTGCAATGTTCGACAATTACAGTCACAAGAGTGTCAAAAGCATCTACGACACTAGCACGAGTGATATCGAAGCGGCTTTAAAGACGATTGAAACCCTGCCGAAGCGTGTGAAACGCGCAACAACTACCAAACCGAGTTCCACCGAAAACTTTGAACGGTTTCGCATCAACAAAACCATAATACAGGACATATATGTGGAAATGTTGAAAGTCGCAGTGTATGCGCCTAAAAATATAGAACCATTCGCTTTAATCTGGCACGCCAATCGGCTGACTAAAATTAAAGCTCTACAAGAGCTCAATTGTACACATGCCATTGGCAACACTATGGCTGTGTCGCTGCACGGACAAGTGGCCAGCGAAATGGATAAATTATACAGAACCACATGGCGTGTCGAGGCACTGTTACAAGATCTACCCACACAATTGAAAGCCAATAGGGATGACACAGGCGAATTTGACGGCATAACGGAATTAACGAAAAATTTACGTGCGATCTTCAATGCGGGCAAAGAGCCACTAAGGAGGAGCATATCCCAATCAGCGAGCGCAAAGGGTACTAACTGTAAATCCGTAGCGCAGCTCTACAAGTCACTAAAGACGCCGGCTTGTGAGTGTCTGGTGCCATCAATG AATCTCTACTGGTTTGGTGCATTCGTTGCGATTTGCttgttgctactgctgctgcCACTCATATTGTGTCTAGAAGAAATGATTAGAAGATCTGCCTTGTCAAATAGAGAGTCAAGAAGTCGCTTAAAGCCAAGCAAGTCACATCATAGCCATCGTGGTAGAGGATCGTCGCGAACACGAAGCTCTAGTCGACCAGGTACAGGACATTCTACACGTAGCAACACTTCATATTCTACACGCAACAATACACCATATTCCACACGCGCCGGTACACCACACTCCACTCGACCCAATTCACCCTACTCCAATCGCTTAGATACACCCTACTCCAGTCACGCCGCCACACCATACTCCACCCGCGCTACAACACCATATTCCAGCCATCCAGACACGCCATATACCTCCCGCTCGAACTCACCACACTCTAGCCGTCGCGTTACACCATACACAAGTCGACATGTTTCTGCGTACGCTGGGACACCGCATATCACACGCGCGAGAAGTAACGAACGAACGCCCACGAGAGGCACAAGTTTGGCACTAAAACATCCACCCGAAAATGCACCATATTTAGTGGACTACAGAAGATTTGGTGTAGACGATCCTTTTGTTGAACAATTTACAGAACGTTTAAGTCGGCGTGACATGTTGCCACGCCACCTacagcggcaacaacagcaacagcccAGTCAAGGAGGGCACGATATGAAAGACAATTTTACGTTCGAATCATATCCGGATATGCCGGCTAAGCTACTGCAAGCCCGTTCTCTTGAGCGTAAGCCCGATAAGCGTAAAGAACCGAGGAATGTGTGGAAGAACGAGGCATTTCGTTATCCCGGTCCTGGAGGCAGTGACATCAGCACAATGCTACAATGCTTTCGTGGTCCTCGCAGCATATCAAAAACACTGGAACAACGTGGCCGTAGCCAGCCGAGTGAGAGAAGCGCGAACGTACATCACAAAGAACCAACTCTAATAGCACAGCGGAGTACAAACGAGACATTAGTTGATGGGCCCACAACTAGTGGTGCGataccaaaaatcaaattaccACCCGGTAAGGTGGGCATCGTTGTTTGCCCCTGTGGTTGTGGGAAACCGTCGAAAATCTATGGTACCAAGCAGGACATAGAGCGTATCAGAAAGGCGGGAAAAATTTGCATAGCAAAACGGGGGCAACAATTGAAAGATAAAAGATTAAGGCCACTCGCATCGGTTGTGGAATTGAAGGGCACCGAGGAGGGCAATGAAGACGTGGCTTAG
- the LOC120768244 gene encoding uncharacterized protein LOC120768244 isoform X1, translating into MKKCIFRFKATHTNLVFPVLAFTSYYIFTRMSSYSFRGAVKTWIPREEEQTAPHTATDSQQLQLSKSAQQLYSDPANDKWSVKQLMRLLRLYGAHQCLWDTRHPDNRNRKFRKAALIDITAAMGEGNTCSQVLQKINVLRATYRYEKRRIKQRIRRGIGAKTKLRWFALADSFLRNVPRSEIKKKKEDADTDSDLEDAIVFTIEPEVLTSLSDDENFQNDDYYIKEDFDQDSIRFPTVSTTEDVGPSLRESEQISTSIKRKWTTHDSLQFIFLLRSYPLLWQLDINDPLVTEQQATQQEKAIEDISHTMQLPKQRLRRRLETFLDTYRRETEAIKQDNQHKPRFAWWPMVQEYLETPQLAKININENTEEYNKRKLNEITSLVPLTLDGNTDEPNDALYLSAPSSPTVSQIFSPASPANNEDSISNNDTYTAEQQNFSNPPLKLIWNGLEDDLLEGKWSLKHSVKFLRLYGAHRCLWDLNDPDYRSREMRGAAIEDIAAAMGYDLDADYVAKKIKIFRITYMQHRKRMLEAIKQNRAPDVQLRWFPLADSFLRPHIGLRSIKEQEREMPQFDFQYVYANLNLIDPSLLADLK; encoded by the exons atgaaaaaat gtATTTTCAGATTCAAAGCTACAcatacaaatttagtttttccaGTACTTGCATTTACCAGTTATTACAT cttTACGCGAATGTCTTCATATTCTTTTCGTGGTGCAGTCAAAACATGGATTCCCCGTGAGGAGGAGCAAACTGCGCCACACACCGCAACAGATTCCCAACAG CTACAACTCAGTAAGTCTGCACAACAGCTGTACTCAGATCCCGCCAATGATAAATGGTCTGTAAAACAACTTATGCGTCTTCTACGCCTCTATGGTGCGCATCAATGTCTTTGGGACACACGTCATCCTGACAATAGAAATCGCAAATTTCGTAAAGCAGCGCTTATTGATATTACAGCGGCTATGGGGGAGGGTAATACATGTTCACAGGTCTTGCAAAAGATCAATGTCTTGCGTGCCACTTATAGATACGAGAAACGGCGCATTAAACAGCGCATACGCAGAGGCATAGGCGCCAAAACGAAACTCAGGTGGTTCGCATTAGCCGATTCCTTCCTGAGGAATGTGCCTAGGTCcgagataaaaaaaaagaaagag GATGCTGATACTGACTCAGATTTAGAAGATGCTATAGTGTTTACTATTGAGCCGGAAGTGTTGACTTCACTGTCAGATGAtgagaattttcaaaatgatgATTATTACATTAAAGAAGATTTTGACCAG GATAGCATACGTTTCCCAACTGTTAGCACTACTGAGGACGTCGGTCCATCCCTGCGTGAAAGTGAACAAATATCTACAAGTATAAAACGGAAATGGACTACTCATGACTCCttgcaatttatttttctgttaCGCTCCTATCCTCTGCTTTGGCAGTTGGACATAAACGACCCCTTAGTGACGGAGCAACAGGCCACACAGCAAGAAAAAGCCATCGAAGATATTTCCCATACGATGCAATTGCCAAAGCAACGCTTGCGCAGACGCTTAGAAACTTTTCTGGACACATACCGTCGTGAGACGGAAGCTATTAAACAGGATAACCAACATAAACCGCGTTTTGCTTGGTGGCCCATGGTACAGGAGTACTTGGAGACGCCCCAGTTGGCGAAAATTAATATCAACGAAAACACGGAAGAGTATAACAAGCGGAAACTTAATGAAATTACGTCATTAGTGCCTTTGACACTTGATGGTAATACTGATGAACCAAACGACGCCTTATATTTAAGTGCGCCATCATCCCCCACCGTGTCACAAATTTTTTCACCAGCTTCGCCAGCAAACAACGAAGATAGCATTAGTAACAACGATACTTACACCGCGGAGCAACAAAATTTTAGCAATCCACCCTTGAAACTCATTTGGAATGGTCTCGAGGACGACCTCCTCGAGGGTAAATGGTCGCTTAAACATTCAGTGAAGTTTTTGCGTCTCTATGGTGCACATCGCTGCCTGTGGGATCTTAATGACCCTGACTACCGCTCGCGTGAAATGCGCGGGGCCGCAATCGAGGATATTGCCGCGGCTATGGGTTATGATCTGGACGCTGATTATgttgcaaagaaaataaaaatcttcCGCATTACATACATGCAGCATCGGAAGCGCATGCTTGAGGCCATTAAGCAGAATAGAGCGCCGGACGTGCAGTTGCGTTGGTTCCCTTTGGCCGATAGTTTTTTGCGTCCACACATCGGCTTGCGCTCGATCAAAGAGCAGGAGCGCGAAATGCCACAATTCGATTTTCAATATGTTTACgcgaatttaaatttaattgatcCCAGTCTGCTGGCGGATCTCAAGTGA
- the LOC120768244 gene encoding uncharacterized protein LOC120768244 isoform X2 has protein sequence MSSYSFRGAVKTWIPREEEQTAPHTATDSQQLQLSKSAQQLYSDPANDKWSVKQLMRLLRLYGAHQCLWDTRHPDNRNRKFRKAALIDITAAMGEGNTCSQVLQKINVLRATYRYEKRRIKQRIRRGIGAKTKLRWFALADSFLRNVPRSEIKKKKEDADTDSDLEDAIVFTIEPEVLTSLSDDENFQNDDYYIKEDFDQDSIRFPTVSTTEDVGPSLRESEQISTSIKRKWTTHDSLQFIFLLRSYPLLWQLDINDPLVTEQQATQQEKAIEDISHTMQLPKQRLRRRLETFLDTYRRETEAIKQDNQHKPRFAWWPMVQEYLETPQLAKININENTEEYNKRKLNEITSLVPLTLDGNTDEPNDALYLSAPSSPTVSQIFSPASPANNEDSISNNDTYTAEQQNFSNPPLKLIWNGLEDDLLEGKWSLKHSVKFLRLYGAHRCLWDLNDPDYRSREMRGAAIEDIAAAMGYDLDADYVAKKIKIFRITYMQHRKRMLEAIKQNRAPDVQLRWFPLADSFLRPHIGLRSIKEQEREMPQFDFQYVYANLNLIDPSLLADLK, from the exons ATGTCTTCATATTCTTTTCGTGGTGCAGTCAAAACATGGATTCCCCGTGAGGAGGAGCAAACTGCGCCACACACCGCAACAGATTCCCAACAG CTACAACTCAGTAAGTCTGCACAACAGCTGTACTCAGATCCCGCCAATGATAAATGGTCTGTAAAACAACTTATGCGTCTTCTACGCCTCTATGGTGCGCATCAATGTCTTTGGGACACACGTCATCCTGACAATAGAAATCGCAAATTTCGTAAAGCAGCGCTTATTGATATTACAGCGGCTATGGGGGAGGGTAATACATGTTCACAGGTCTTGCAAAAGATCAATGTCTTGCGTGCCACTTATAGATACGAGAAACGGCGCATTAAACAGCGCATACGCAGAGGCATAGGCGCCAAAACGAAACTCAGGTGGTTCGCATTAGCCGATTCCTTCCTGAGGAATGTGCCTAGGTCcgagataaaaaaaaagaaagag GATGCTGATACTGACTCAGATTTAGAAGATGCTATAGTGTTTACTATTGAGCCGGAAGTGTTGACTTCACTGTCAGATGAtgagaattttcaaaatgatgATTATTACATTAAAGAAGATTTTGACCAG GATAGCATACGTTTCCCAACTGTTAGCACTACTGAGGACGTCGGTCCATCCCTGCGTGAAAGTGAACAAATATCTACAAGTATAAAACGGAAATGGACTACTCATGACTCCttgcaatttatttttctgttaCGCTCCTATCCTCTGCTTTGGCAGTTGGACATAAACGACCCCTTAGTGACGGAGCAACAGGCCACACAGCAAGAAAAAGCCATCGAAGATATTTCCCATACGATGCAATTGCCAAAGCAACGCTTGCGCAGACGCTTAGAAACTTTTCTGGACACATACCGTCGTGAGACGGAAGCTATTAAACAGGATAACCAACATAAACCGCGTTTTGCTTGGTGGCCCATGGTACAGGAGTACTTGGAGACGCCCCAGTTGGCGAAAATTAATATCAACGAAAACACGGAAGAGTATAACAAGCGGAAACTTAATGAAATTACGTCATTAGTGCCTTTGACACTTGATGGTAATACTGATGAACCAAACGACGCCTTATATTTAAGTGCGCCATCATCCCCCACCGTGTCACAAATTTTTTCACCAGCTTCGCCAGCAAACAACGAAGATAGCATTAGTAACAACGATACTTACACCGCGGAGCAACAAAATTTTAGCAATCCACCCTTGAAACTCATTTGGAATGGTCTCGAGGACGACCTCCTCGAGGGTAAATGGTCGCTTAAACATTCAGTGAAGTTTTTGCGTCTCTATGGTGCACATCGCTGCCTGTGGGATCTTAATGACCCTGACTACCGCTCGCGTGAAATGCGCGGGGCCGCAATCGAGGATATTGCCGCGGCTATGGGTTATGATCTGGACGCTGATTATgttgcaaagaaaataaaaatcttcCGCATTACATACATGCAGCATCGGAAGCGCATGCTTGAGGCCATTAAGCAGAATAGAGCGCCGGACGTGCAGTTGCGTTGGTTCCCTTTGGCCGATAGTTTTTTGCGTCCACACATCGGCTTGCGCTCGATCAAAGAGCAGGAGCGCGAAATGCCACAATTCGATTTTCAATATGTTTACgcgaatttaaatttaattgatcCCAGTCTGCTGGCGGATCTCAAGTGA
- the LOC120768262 gene encoding uncharacterized protein LOC120768262, with the protein MENLQGRNTSGSNGTLFKNNSDTENLSGGRCNKSTHVGAGFGATKPFATVQGECNCLGGGGVSGSSTSWLSCGQQHINNNNNNNSTDVQSKCNVGITTTTAMTATVNIATVALANVTTDASCTGIGQITAGSGGDGGEVDSCESKTVGVARTGFGMTDSMNLAGAVGKINGSTELKLNGGTGITVDSPTSPQDAMADSAAAAATPSDFHACTFDVFSAAAAAAGAVSRSASLNNSTENLSYASDNYYGDDLLLLEGDDDVDDVDVDAEEISLNSDDCVYAYRGDGADFDLALDTISGRGHGTGNTCMADDETDFLEMDFEPDPLSEVEYGSVETAPGHADAFLMQRDACQLSGRHSATLGHYGNGAAAAQRLLFSSPIDDSLPPPPAKTLQSQLMISKNFARITMHLDQIKGENGDSDAYEHVQSDRASALGMTDDTVDAVPTNKVLNAAHSLPNALLSNFGRDLLHGKEEGKSRPSKVTGAKPKRFSTFSTSSSTSSKNSSKSRNSLRSTYALTTLCNSTSFDERSASCAEFRCSAPKVGMSTENCMRAETHLVSNTATTAASNDCDDLSVNDDTCLDCLEKEFLANTIGKAIDTNDCTRCRKRSSSSIALFKRATLGTSASTARCRSGSPLVLRDAHDECMLGTAIGDYLQPRCVDWASSAFRDIRMMKDDRWLGDSVSCDDSGPCAGDPKLKIKPRVRTRVRARTCDAEVLQQCKSEEDASQQRRAAAGDSGFDNELLLKNLLLTEKETVTVATLNLSEELLVQALDKLHVSYNLEIIKSHLFYVSNTAATTTTTTKTTTQMSTMLGKQQNLKEFKDLKHLLLHESKKHGNHPKLKRLIELATRQQVEVEFQQDTKDNATALVPLKVADILQQWVRTKNLSVLQHLDKRFVEANVLGKIANIIRQAQQRCTPRRPLPEHILIPQYYPAGVLRLTRKT; encoded by the exons ATGGAAAATTTGCAAGGGCGTAACACCAGCGGTAGTAATGGTActctattcaaaaataattctgACACAGAAAACTTAAGTGGTGGTCGCTGTAATAAATCGACGCATGTAGGCGCTGGCTTTGGGGCAACCAAACCTTTTGCTACGGTGCAGGGTGAATGCAATTGTCTCGGTGGTGGTGGTGTCAGCGGTAGTAGCACCAGCTGGTTGTCTTGCGGACAACAAcatataaacaataacaacaataataattcaACGGATGTACAAAGCAAGTGCAATGTCGGCATAACAACAACGACAGCGATGACGGCCACAGTGAATATTGCAACCGTAGCGTTGGCAAATGTGACAACAGATGCGTCATGTACCGGCATCGGCCAAATAACTGCTGGTAGTGGTGGTGATGGAGGCGAAGTTGACAGTTGTGAAAGCAAAACGGTTGGGGTTGCACGCACGGGTTTTGGCATGACAGATAGCATGAACCTGGCAGGTGCCGTTGGAAAAATTAACGGCAGTACAGAGTTAAAG CTAAATGGTGGGACTGGCATCACAGTGGACTCACCTACATCCCCCCAGGATGCCATGGCAGACTCGGCAGCCGCAGCAGCTACGCCCAGCGATTTCCATGCTTGCACTTTTGATGTATTCTCAGCCGCTGCAGCTGCAGCTGGCGCAGTATCACGCAGCGCTTCGCTTAACAACTCCACCGAAAATCTGAGCTACGCGAGTGATAACTACTATGGTGATGATTTATTGCTGTTAGAAGGTGATGATGACGTAGACGATGTGGATGTTGATGCCGAAGAGATTTCACTCAACTCAGATGATTGTGTTTACGCATATCGCGGAGATGGCGCCGATTTTGATCTCGCACTAGATACTATTTCTGGACGTGGGCATGGTACTGGGAATACCTGCATGGCGGATGACGAAACAGACTTTCTTGAAATGGATTTCGAACCGGATCCATTATCTGAGGTGGAATATGGCTCCGTGGAGACGGCACCTGGCCACGCCGACGCTTTTCTAATGCAACGCGATGCCTGCCAGTTGAGTGGACGGCATTCAGCGACGCTGGGACACTACGGTAATGGCGCTGCTGCTGCGCAAAGACTCCTTTTCAGTTCGCCAATCGATGATAGTTTGCCACCGCCACCCGCTAAAACGCTGCAATCCCAACTAATGATCAGCAAGAATTTTGCCCGAATCACCATGCATTTAGATCAGATAAAGGGCGAAAATGGCGACAGCGATGCCTACGAGCATGTGCAAAGTGATCGCGCCTCTGCACTGGGCATGACAGACGATACCGTGGATGCGGTACCAACCAACAAAGTGCTTAACGCCGCACACTCGCTGCCCAATGCATTACTCTCGAATTTCGGACGTGATCTGCTGCACGGCAAGGAGGAAGGAAAGTCCAGGCCATCGAAAGTGACAG GCGCCAAACCGAAACGATTCTCCACATTTTCTACATCCTCGTCCACATCTTCCAAAAATTCATCGAAATCGCGCAATTCGCTGCGCTCAACATATGCTCTGACCACGCTTTGTAACAGCACAAGCTTCGACGAGCGAAGCGCCAGCTGCGCCGAATTTCGCTGCTCCGCGCCCAAAGTCGGCATGAGCACCGAAAACTGCATGCGCGCCGAAACCCATCTAGTCAGTAACACAGCAACGACAGCGGCGTCCAACGATTGCGACGATCTGAGCGTGAACGACGACACGTGTCTGGATTGTTTGGAAAAGGAATTTCTCGCCAACACAATCGGCAAGGCCATCGACACGAATGATTGCACACGTTGTCGCaagcgcagcagcagcagcatcgcGCTGTTTAAGCGCGCTACACTCGGCACGTCGGCGAGTACAGCGCGTTGTCGCAGCGGCTCGCCATTGGTACTGCGCGACGCGCATGACGAGTGCATGCTCGGCACAGCGATCGGCGATTACTTGCAGCCGCGGTGTGTGGACTGGGCTAGCTCGGCCTTTCGCGACATACGCATGATGAAGGACGACAGGTGGCTGGGCGACAGTGTTAGTTGTGATGATAGCGGACCGTGCGCCGGCGAtccaaagttaaaaattaagcCGCGCGTGCGCACTCGTGTGCGTGCGCGCACTTGCGACGCTGAGGTGTTGCAGCAATGCAAAAGTGAGGAGGACGCCTCGCAGCAGAGACGCGCGGCTGCGGGTGATAGCGGTTTCGACAACGAGCTT CTATTGAAAAACTTACTACTGACTGAAAAGGAAACTGTTACAGTTGCCACTTTAAATTTAAGCGAGGAGTTGCTAGTGCAGGCACTG GATAAACTTCATGTATCATATAATTTGGAAATTATCAAATCGCATCTTTTCTACGTCTCGAATACTGCTGCAAcgactactacaacaacaaaaacaacaacgcaaaTGTCCACAATGCTTGGCAAACAGCAAAACTTGAAGGAATTCAAGGACCTAAAGCATCTGCTGTTGCACGAATCGAAGAAACATGGCAACCATCCAAAACTGAAGCGTCTGATTGAGCTGGCCACGCGACAACAGGTGGAGGTGGAGTTTCAGCAG GACACGAAGGACAACGCAACCGCATTAGTGCCGCTCAAAGTCGCCGATATACTGCAGCAGTGGGTGCGCACAAAGAATCTCAGTGTGCTCCAGCATTTAGACAAGCGTTTTGTCGAGGCGAATGTTTtgg GTAAAATCGCCAATATTATACGCCAGGCACAGCAGCGTTGTACACCGCGACGCCCACTGCCCGAACACATACTGATACCACAGTATTATCCTGCCGGTGTGCTACGGCTTAcaagaaaaacttaa
- the LOC120768325 gene encoding SUN domain-containing protein 3, which translates to MEPSRTRVCICYLISTFLIGYFIYILVSSNLENRRKLGRLREEVDEIAHVVLHTAPGQGDTKHLNEIVDGILKKRLAGIWDDLYTMKKQLRLTECTGRTTTTAHTMTAEGEGGALMERTMPARVNYAAEELGAKVHDVNAEPLNGGNLVRSVLGLQYSANPPINMLKPGMEPGNCFAFKRAKAVVTIKLAQAIFVESFELAHLCKDNAPNNDTTSAPKEFEVYGITATSSKEAKFGDFTYTNQHPPAQNYEVKSECKYLYMRFKFKSNHGHPEYTCIYRIAVYGRSQK; encoded by the exons ATGGAACCAAGTCGCACGAGAGTTTgcatttgttatttaatatcGACATTTCTAATTGGTTACTTCATCTACATACTGGTCTCAAGCAATTTGGAGAATAGGCGCAAACTCGGCCGACTGCGTGAGGAGGTCGACGAGATAGCG CACGTTGTGCTGCACACAGCGCCGGGACAAGGGGACACAAAGCACTTAAATGAGATCGTTGACGGCATACTGAAGAAGCGGCTCGCCGGCATCTGGGATGACTTGTACACGATGAAAAAGCAGTTGCGGCTCACAGAATGTACCGGCCGCACGACAACGACGGCACACACCATGACGGCGGAGGGTGAGGGCGGCGCTTTAATGGAGCGCACTATGCCGGCGCGTGTCAATTATGCAGCGGAGGAGTTAGGCGCAAAGGTGCATGATGTGAACGCTGAGCCGCTGAATGGCGGCAATCTGGTGCGTTCAGTGCTCGGGCTGCAGTACAGCGCAAATCCGCCTATAAATATGCTAAAGCCCGGCATGGAACCGGGCAATTGTTTTGCTTTCAAGCGCGCCAAGGCGGTGGTGACCATCAAGCTGGCGCAGGCG ATATTTGTGGAGAGTTTCGAGTTGGCGCATCTGTGCAAGGACAATGCACCCAATAATGATACAACGAGTGCGCCGAAGGAGTTCGAAGTTTAC GGCATCACCGCTACTTCATCGAAAGAAGCGAAGTTTGGTGACTTTACCTACACAAATCAGCATCCGCCCGCACAAAATTACGAGGTGAAGAGTGAATGTAAATACCTTTATATGCGCTTCAAGTTCAAGTCGAATCATGGACATCCGGAATACACCTGCATCTACCG CATTGCAGTCTATGGGCGTAGTCAGAAGTGA